Below is a window of Deltaproteobacteria bacterium DNA.
GAAAACCAGTAAGAGAGGAACTGATCATCCGTTCTTATAAAACCAAGCTTATGAGCGGCATACCTTAAGGATAAACCTGCTATATTAAGTAACCTTATGATCATTGACTGTGTCTTGCCAAGATACTGATTGCAGAAGACATAATAGTTTTTATACATAAGTATGTATCGCTCCGATATGAACGTAGATTTACTTTTATTGAAATGGTGTTTAACCGATGCTTTCGGGGTATAGATGATCTCATACCCGGCTTGTTTAATTCTATAGCACCATTCCATATCTTCACCGAACATAAAGTATGTATTATCAAAACCTCTTGTCTTCTCATATATCTCTTTTCTTATAATCATACACGCACCCATTACCCAATCGACGTTTGACTGTTGGCCATAATCAAAATACCGCCCGGCTAAAACACGAGACTTCATTGCTTGCGGCAGAAATAAACCTATACCGGTAGCAGACAAAAAAGCATATCCAATGTTCGGGAACCTGCTAACGGATGCTTGCGTACTTCCATCCGTGTTTACAAGCCGGCAGCCGGCAAGTCCATAATTTTTATTTGAATTAACCAATTCTACTGCATTTTTCAGGCTATCATCAAACAGTTCAGCATCACTATTTATAAGTACAAACACATCGCCGTTTGCGATTTCCATTGCTTGATTGTTTGCTCTTCCGAACCCAACATTATCATTGTTGATTATGATCCTTGTATCGGGGAAGTCTTTTTTGACCATACCACTGCTTCCATCCTTGGATGCATTATCCACAACAATGACCTCAGCATCTGCGAAGTACTGCTTTATAGAACTCAAAAGCCCTTTAAGCATATCCGTTGTATTATAATTGACAATGATAAAGGAGATCATATTTATTCATTGGAGATATTTATACTGGGACTCACTCTTTATACATTTTCTCAATAAACTCTTTATATTTTTCATTAACAATCTTTCTGCGCACCTTTAATGTCGGAGTCAGTTCATCCGTCTCCTGAGAAAAATCTTTTGGGAGGAGGGTAAACTTTTTTATGCCTTCATACCTTGCAAGTTCATTGTTCACCTTTTCAACAAATTCGGATATTACTTGATTTATTTTTGGGTGTCTTGAAAGTGCTTCAGTGTTTGTTTCATTTATACCGTTTTCCTTTGCAAACTTTATAACATTCTCGCTGTTGAGTGTTAACAGGGCAGTGAGGTATGCCCTTTTATCCCCTATAACGACTACCTGACTGATCATCGGGTTGGCTTTAAGCATGCTCTCTATATTTGAGGGGGAAACATTTTTGCCC
It encodes the following:
- a CDS encoding glycosyltransferase family 2 protein, producing MISFIIVNYNTTDMLKGLLSSIKQYFADAEVIVVDNASKDGSSGMVKKDFPDTRIIINNDNVGFGRANNQAMEIANGDVFVLINSDAELFDDSLKNAVELVNSNKNYGLAGCRLVNTDGSTQASVSRFPNIGYAFLSATGIGLFLPQAMKSRVLAGRYFDYGQQSNVDWVMGACMIIRKEIYEKTRGFDNTYFMFGEDMEWCYRIKQAGYEIIYTPKASVKHHFNKSKSTFISERYILMYKNYYVFCNQYLGKTQSMIIRLLNIAGLSLRYAAHKLGFIRTDDQFLSYWFSNFKEAIIAQFKA